Within Pseudomonadales bacterium, the genomic segment TTAGTTTGCCGATGGTACTTTTATGCTTTCTGCAGGCGCAGCAACAGACACCTATTGCTAGGTAAGCCATTGAAATCATTGAAAACTTCCGAAGAGTGGCTTAAAAAAAACGGGCTGAACTCGCGCTCATCCCGTTTTTTTGAAATCTTTCACTGTGCCACTGTGGTCTCTCGTCTTCAGGTTGCTACCTGAGGGCGCATTCTACGGGAAAGGGGGGATGGGTGTCCACGCAAAAAGCTAGGCAAAGCTCCGTCGATCAGGCATATTGCCAAAAGAATTCTGTAAAAAAGACCTCTATATGAAAGTGCTTGATCGAACCGGCGAGCAATACAAAATTATCAAGCATGAGCGCCATTACGCCGATAACCTGACGATTGTTGGCGTAGAGCCTTACCTAAAATGCGGATTTCGCTGTTTTTATTGCATTACAGATAGCCAAGGTAAAACCCAGCCTATCGAACCCAGCTTAGAGCAATTTCAGCAGCGCTTTTTAGCGGAATTAGAAAATTTCTCAGACGATCGCTTTTTATTTGGCATTAGCCTAGCTACGGATTCTTATAACGATATCGAAGAAAAATGGGGTTACACCCGCTGGGTTATAGACGAGCTCACTCGCCGCAACCGCCGCATTTACATCACAACCAAAAGCCCATTAATTACACGCGATATTGATCTCTTCAAGCGTGTATCGCCTGAACGCTGCAAACTGATTATTTCATTTACTGCGTCGACTTCTGAGCTTGCCCGTCTAGCAGAACCACAAGCACCACCGCCAGAGGATCGTCTTAAAGCCTTGCACACGCTACACGACGCAGGGCTCAACGCTTGTGTATTACTGGCACCGTGGATACCAGAAATTAGCGACACAGATCGTCTGCTGTCGCTATTTCCTAAAGGCATCAATGTTTTTTTTCAGCCGATTGAATTGGGCGACGACTTTGAAGAAGTGCTCGACCAACAACGCACACAGTTCAGCGCAGCATTGTTTATGGGAAAGCAATGGACGCAGAATGAAATTAATCGCGCTTACATCCACGAGTGCAACACGGTTGGGAAAAAATACTGGAAAGATTTTGCGATGGAGTGGCGACACCCCATCACACTGGCAACACACGCAGACAATTCCGGCTACTTAAAGCGCATGAGGCCTGGCAGATTCGACCCGGATCAATGGGTGCAAGAACACTGGATCACGCCCAAAATTCCTGCTGCCTCGTTATAAACTAATCTGCAAACTCCTGCCCCATTTTTACTGCATCACCCGCTTCCACTTCCCATTCCAAATCACTGGATTTACGAAACAACACAATCGCTGTCGAACCCAATTTGAAACGCCCCATCTCTGCACCTTTTTCAAGATGTACCGGTGTGGGCGCATTCACAAAATCTTGCGTTTCAATTTGACGCAAACGCGGCGCCACTTGCCCAGCCCACACTGTTTCGATGCCAGCTACGATCATTGCGCCAACCAAAATTACCGCCATTTCGCCGTATTGCGTATCAAAAATAGCCACTAATCTTTCATTGCGCGCAAACAATCGCGGCACATTGTCTGCTGTAGTGGCATTCACAGAAAATAAATCACCAGGAATATAAATACTGCGCAACAAACGCCCTGCAACTGGCATGTGTACGCGATGGTAATCACGCGGCGATAAGTACACAGTGGCAAACAAGCCCTCATCAAACAATGCAGCCAATTGCTCATCGCCGCCCAATAATTCTTGCGTAGTAAAACTTTGGCCTTTCGCTTGGAAAATACGACCATGTTTGATTTCACCTGCTTGGCTGATCTGTCCATCAGCAGGGCAGCAAACATCATCCGATAAAGGGCGCATTCCTTCAGCCAAGGCGCGCGTGAAAAAATGATTGAAGTGGCGATAGCTTCGGTAGTCCTTCTCCTCCGCCTCATTCATATTCACATTAAACTGACGGATAAAGCTTTTAATCAGAAAGTTTTTTAGCCAAGGCGTTTCGTTTTCCGCCAACAAACCCACTAAGCGCGACAAAAAATGTTGTGGCAATACATACTGCAAAAGAATAAAAAGTTTATTCGACAACGAAGCATCTTCAGAAAATTTCATAAATGACATTAGGGATTTTCTCCTGTGTGAATAGGCAGACTATCACTGTTGCCCCATTCTGACCACGAGCCGGGGTAAGCCGCAATGTTCGGATAGCCTAAACTTTTGGCGGCGAGATAAGTGAGCGCAGAGCGACGATGTGTTTGGCAATGCGTGACGATACTCTTATCCGGCGTGATGCCTTTTTGCTGCAAATACTGCGCTAAATCTTTACGGAAGCGCATCGCATTCGACGCATCCAATAACTCCACCCACTCGCAATGAATGGCGCTAGGAATATGGCCGCCGTGTGCCGAAACTACTTTTGCGCCCGTGTATTCATCGCGTGATCGCGCATCCCATACCAGAAAATCTTTTGCTCCGAGCTGAGCATTAATTTCATCTGCCGTCATCAATAATTTTTTATCCACGGATAAAGTACGCGGCGCAACAGATGCAGGTGTATTCTCGCCCGACTGCAAAGGAAAACCAGCTGCTGTCCACGCAGTTTTTCCGCCGTTCAAAAAAGCAGTTTTTTTGTGGCCAATGACATCCAGCGTCCACACGAGGCGCGCGGCCACCAAACCGTTTTCATCGTCGTAGCACACCACTTGTGTGTCTTCTGCTAAACCCATTTTGGCGAACAGTGCTGATAGATGCTCAATTGACGGCAACAAACCCATGGCTGGTTTTTCACTGCGCACCAGCAATGACGCATCCAAATGTATCGCGCCGACAATATGACCTTCACGATATTTTTCAACATTACTTAAATCAATAAGTAAAAAATCGTCGTTATTAAAATTTTTTTGTAGCACATCAACTTCAAGAATAACTGGCAGTGATTCGCTCATGGTTTTTGTCCACACTGAAGATTGGCAGGCACTGCCACATCCATCCATTTTGGATTTGCCAGTTTTAAGTTGCTCATTAGCGTGACATAAGCCGCTTCATTTTCTACCTGCAAACGCGGGTTATGTGCTTTTTCTTCGCCAATAGTGCTTACCGTCCAGCCCTTATAGTCATGCGCTGGGTACACACGCGTACTGTCACGGAATTTTAAGACCTTATCGAACAAACTGCTGTACTGCTGATGCGCATTCCCATTTTGAAAATCTGTGCGACCTGTGCCGCGAATTAACAGTGTATCTCCCGTGAACAACCAATTTTCCTGTCCTACATCCAACAAAAAACAATAGGAATCATCTGTGTGTCCTGGTGTGTAAATCGCTTTCAGGGATAGCTCGCCAAAATAGATTTTTTCGCCATCATGAAAACTTTGACTAATGCACGCTGCTCGCGCCGGCTCCCCCATCATGCTGCGACAACCTGTTGCATCGCGCAACGCACCCAATGCGGTTATGTGATCTGCATGGACATGCGTATCTAGCGCCACGACCAAACGCAGATTTAATTCACGCAACAACTGCAAATACTGTTCGGTGTTATCCACCACAGGGTCAATAAGAAGCGCCTCGTTTTTTTGTGGACATCCTAGCAAGTAGGTATAAGTGCCACTCTCTGCATGAAATAATTGCCGGAAAATCATGGAGCTGTCCTTTATCAACAAATTACTGCCAGTGTTTTCAAATTTGCAGCGAGCGCCACAGCACTAAAACAGCCATAACGATAATAGCAATAGCAAAAACTCGCTGTAGATGTGCGCCAGCTAAATAACGAACAACCATGCTGCCAGCAATCATGCCCACAATACCACCGACAGCAAGCAGCCCAAGCTGCCCCCAATTGATCGTGTGCACTGCAATGTGTGCAAAGAAACCACTGCTTGAAATAGCGGCAATAATAATTAGCGAAGTCGCCACGGCGTGACGCATCGATACGCCATTCAATTGATTTAAAAAAGGCACAATCAAAAAGCCGCCACCCACACCAAACAGCCCAGACAACAACCCCGTCATCATGCCGCCACCGGTCAACCCCGCCATACAGCGCGGCCGCCAATCGAAGCGGCCTGTCTCGCTCAACTTGCACAACAGCGGCTCTGGTGGCTCGGCTAGGCTGTCACCGGCACGCACCACGCGCGCCAATTCAGGGCGCCGAACGCTTTGATAAAGCATACGCACCGCTATAACCAAGGAGAGCAAGGCAAATCCCGTCAACAGTAGCGAAGCAGGCAGCAAAGTAGCGAACCAACGCCCCCAAGGTGCGAGCAAGGCACCGCTCACGCCAAACAATAGCGCAGGAATCCACAACACTTCGCGATGAAGGATGCGCTGAACGGCGCCATAGACGCTACTCACTGCCACCACACCCAGCGCTAGGCCGGTGGCATCCGTTGGCTCCAGATGCAGTAAAAACAACAGTAACGGCACAGCCAGAACAGAGCCTCCCGCTCCCGTTAGACCGAGAACAAGCCCTATCAGTATGCCAACCACTAACAGCACGACGCTCAACTCGCGCCTTTATTTAGGCTGATTCCACGGCATTTTCATCAGCAACATTGCCATGCCACACCAGTCCGTTACGCCGGCAAAAACCAAGCCCGCGCCGACAAAAGCCGAAATACCAATAAAAGCAGGATGAATCAACCAGCTCAGCAATACACCCAGCAACACCAAGCTGCCTGCCGCGATGCGCACTTGCCGCTCAATAGGCAATGGCGCGCCCGCTGGCAACGGATGTAAAGCGGCTCGACCGCCCTCCACCACCAACAAAGGATTTGGCACCAAGGCTTGCAACTTTTCTGCCGCTTGACGCGCACGCATACCTCGCGCACAGAGCAACACCAATTTTTTATCTGGCGATAACTGATTGGCTTGCACTAACTCGGCCACTTTTTCAGCACTCAAATTGCTCAGCGGCCAATTACAGGAGCCACTCTCGCAACCCGCTGCATATTCCGCTATTTCACGCACATCAATTACAAAACAGTCTGGCGATTGCTGCAGTTCACGAAAACGCGCAGTACTAATGCTTTCAATAGAAGACGGTTGTGTCATAAGTCACCTCTAAAAATATGCCAGTAAAGTTTTAGTGATCCCAGTGTATCCAGCCAAAATGTGATGCCAACAAAATCAACACACCAAACACAATGCGATACCAAGCAAACACAGTAAAGTCATGCCGCTGTATGTAGCGCAATAAGCCGCGAATAGCGATCATGGCAAACACAAAAGAACTGATGAAGCCTGTTAGAAAAATATCCGCATCTTCCATGCGCAACAACGCACGGTTTTGAAAAACATCAAAAAAAGTGGCGACGAACATAACGGGGATAGCTAAGAAAAAAGAGAACTCCGTTGCCGTTTGACGCGACAAACCAAAAAACAAACCGCCGATAATCGTTGCGCCTGAACGCGAGGTGCCTGGCACAAGAGAAAGTATTTGTGCCACGCCAACTTTCAGCGCATCACGCCATGTCATTGCATCCATGGTCTGCACGCGCACAGGAGTAACGCGCCTTTCAATCACTAATATCAGCACTCCGCCAACGACTAACGCGCAAGCAACGACGATCGGATTAAATAAGTGGCTCTTAATAACATCAATCAACAAAACACCAACAAGCGCAGCAGGCAAAAAAGCCACCACAATATTTAAAGAAAACTTCAGCGACGATGTGGATCGCCACTCTCGTATTACAGAAAATAATCTTTCTCGATAAACCCAACACACCGCGAGAATTGCACCGAGCTGTATCATGATTTCGAACACCGCACGGCGATCTTTGTCGAGAAAATTCAATGCATCGCCAGCAAGAATTAAATGTCCCGTGCTGGAGATTGGCAAAAACTCTGTGACTCCTTCCACCAAGCCCATCGCCACAGCTTTCAATAACAACAAAATATCCACAAAATTCCTTACAGCATTTACAGAGTTTTGATCGCGTGCTGCGCGATCATCAATTCTTCATTGGTGGGGATAACCCACACAGAAACACGACTGTCCTCTGTGCTAACGCATTGCTGATGTTTGGCATTAGAAGCTGCATCAATATCAACGCCCAACCAAGCACAAGCTTTGCTGATTTTTTCACGAATGATTGCTGCGTTTTCACCGATGCCCGCTGTAAATACCAGTGCATCCAAACCACCTAGCGCAGCTGCCAGCGAACCAATTTCACGCGCAATGCGATAAACAAATAATTCAACCGCAAATTGTGCGGATGCTGAATGAGATTCCAACAGCTCTCGCATATCACTGGACTCACCTGACACACCGAGCAAGCCGGACTGCTGATACAACAGCTTTTCAATCTCGTCAGCGCTCATGCGCAGTGCATTCAACAGATACAAAATCACACCCGGATCAAGGCTGCCACAGCGCGAACTCATCGGTACGCCATCGAGCGCAGAAAAACCCATCGTCGTTGCCACGCTTTTTCCTGATTGCATAGCGCACAAACTCACGCCGTTGCCAAGATGCAACACCACCACTTTTTTATCAGTGAGTTCTGGCGCAAAACGCGGCAGCGCAACGGAAGCGATATATTCATAAGACAAACCATGAAACCCGTAACGCCGCACACCTTTTTCTGTAATTGAGGGCGGCAACGCAAACGCACTCGCCACAGTAGATTGTGTGTGATGGAACGCCGTATCAAAACAAGCAACCTGAGGCAGGTCAGGGAATTTTTCAGAAAAAAGTCGGATCAACTTCACATTGTGCGGTTGATGCAGGGGAGCTAAGTCACAGAAAAACTCTAACTCTACCAAAATATCTTGTGTGATTCTTACAGGTTTTTCATACACGGCCCCGCCATGCACCACACGATGCCCTACGGCAATCATTTTGTATTCCGCAGCAAACTCCTGCAAAAAATCATTCAGATAAACAATTGCCTTTTCATGACCTAGCGGCTGATTATCTGGCCACGCATATTCGCGCAATACACTGCCTTCTGCTGTTTTTGCTTTGAAACGCGAGGTCGAAAATAAGCCATCCAATTGACCATTGAGCAATAAAGCAGGCACCCCTTCTTCTACGGCAAACAAAGAAAACTTGATGCTAGATGAACCTGCATTCAAAACCAGAATGGCATTACTCACGCAGTATGACCTTGCAAAACTTTTTTATTATTTGCTGCAACGACTAATACAGCCACAGCGCAAGAAGCCAAACGCGAAGTAAGCGAATCCGCACGACTCGTCAGCACAATCGGCACGCGCGCACCAAGCACAATACCCGCAGCATCCGCATCCGCCATAAACGTTAAACTTTTTGCCAACATATTGCCGGCTTCTAAATCTGGCACCAATAAAATATCGGCTTTACCTGCCACCGCCGAATGAATTTTTTTAATTTGCGCCGCTTGCAAATCAATTGCGTTATCCAATGCCAGTGGGCCATCCAATAAGGCACCGGTAATTTGCCCGCGCTCCGCCATTTTGCATAATGCTGCCGCTTCAACCGTAGAAGGCACTTCAGGATTGACCGTTTCCATCGCCGATAAAATTGCCGCTTTCGGTTCTTTAATACCCAAGGAGTGTGCAAGATCAATCGCGTTTTGCAAAATATGCATTTTGTCTTTCAGCGTCGGGAAAATATTGATCGCACCATCCGTCACAATAATCGGATGATCCAAACTCGGCACATCCATAATGAATGCGTGACTGATACGGCGATCCGTGCGCAAACCGGTTTGAGCATTGATGACAGCAGCCATCAATTCATCGGTATGCAAACTACCTTTCATCAACATCTGCGCTTTGCCTTCACGCACCAAGCAAACAGCATGGT encodes:
- a CDS encoding radical SAM protein, with amino-acid sequence MKVLDRTGEQYKIIKHERHYADNLTIVGVEPYLKCGFRCFYCITDSQGKTQPIEPSLEQFQQRFLAELENFSDDRFLFGISLATDSYNDIEEKWGYTRWVIDELTRRNRRIYITTKSPLITRDIDLFKRVSPERCKLIISFTASTSELARLAEPQAPPPEDRLKALHTLHDAGLNACVLLAPWIPEISDTDRLLSLFPKGINVFFQPIELGDDFEEVLDQQRTQFSAALFMGKQWTQNEINRAYIHECNTVGKKYWKDFAMEWRHPITLATHADNSGYLKRMRPGRFDPDQWVQEHWITPKIPAASL
- a CDS encoding sulfite exporter TauE/SafE family protein, with product MLLVVGILIGLVLGLTGAGGSVLAVPLLLFLLHLEPTDATGLALGVVAVSSVYGAVQRILHREVLWIPALLFGVSGALLAPWGRWFATLLPASLLLTGFALLSLVIAVRMLYQSVRRPELARVVRAGDSLAEPPEPLLCKLSETGRFDWRPRCMAGLTGGGMMTGLLSGLFGVGGGFLIVPFLNQLNGVSMRHAVATSLIIIAAISSSGFFAHIAVHTINWGQLGLLAVGGIVGMIAGSMVVRYLAGAHLQRVFAIAIIVMAVLVLWRSLQI
- a CDS encoding rhodanese-like domain-containing protein produces the protein MSESLPVILEVDVLQKNFNNDDFLLIDLSNVEKYREGHIVGAIHLDASLLVRSEKPAMGLLPSIEHLSALFAKMGLAEDTQVVCYDDENGLVAARLVWTLDVIGHKKTAFLNGGKTAWTAAGFPLQSGENTPASVAPRTLSVDKKLLMTADEINAQLGAKDFLVWDARSRDEYTGAKVVSAHGGHIPSAIHCEWVELLDASNAMRFRKDLAQYLQQKGITPDKSIVTHCQTHRRSALTYLAAKSLGYPNIAAYPGSWSEWGNSDSLPIHTGENP
- a CDS encoding acetate/propionate family kinase gives rise to the protein MSNAILVLNAGSSSIKFSLFAVEEGVPALLLNGQLDGLFSTSRFKAKTAEGSVLREYAWPDNQPLGHEKAIVYLNDFLQEFAAEYKMIAVGHRVVHGGAVYEKPVRITQDILVELEFFCDLAPLHQPHNVKLIRLFSEKFPDLPQVACFDTAFHHTQSTVASAFALPPSITEKGVRRYGFHGLSYEYIASVALPRFAPELTDKKVVVLHLGNGVSLCAMQSGKSVATTMGFSALDGVPMSSRCGSLDPGVILYLLNALRMSADEIEKLLYQQSGLLGVSGESSDMRELLESHSASAQFAVELFVYRIAREIGSLAAALGGLDALVFTAGIGENAAIIREKISKACAWLGVDIDAASNAKHQQCVSTEDSRVSVWVIPTNEELMIAQHAIKTL
- a CDS encoding undecaprenyl-diphosphate phosphatase, whose protein sequence is MDILLLLKAVAMGLVEGVTEFLPISSTGHLILAGDALNFLDKDRRAVFEIMIQLGAILAVCWVYRERLFSVIREWRSTSSLKFSLNIVVAFLPAALVGVLLIDVIKSHLFNPIVVACALVVGGVLILVIERRVTPVRVQTMDAMTWRDALKVGVAQILSLVPGTSRSGATIIGGLFFGLSRQTATEFSFFLAIPVMFVATFFDVFQNRALLRMEDADIFLTGFISSFVFAMIAIRGLLRYIQRHDFTVFAWYRIVFGVLILLASHFGWIHWDH
- a CDS encoding phosphate acetyltransferase encodes the protein MGKQREKYQQLIRLCQRLAPVPTAVAHPCDAVSLSGAVEAAKLGLIVPILVGPAARIAAAAQEAKIDISTFELIDTPHSHASADHAVCLVREGKAQMLMKGSLHTDELMAAVINAQTGLRTDRRISHAFIMDVPSLDHPIIVTDGAINIFPTLKDKMHILQNAIDLAHSLGIKEPKAAILSAMETVNPEVPSTVEAAALCKMAERGQITGALLDGPLALDNAIDLQAAQIKKIHSAVAGKADILLVPDLEAGNMLAKSLTFMADADAAGIVLGARVPIVLTSRADSLTSRLASCAVAVLVVAANNKKVLQGHTA
- a CDS encoding MBL fold metallo-hydrolase, encoding MIFRQLFHAESGTYTYLLGCPQKNEALLIDPVVDNTEQYLQLLRELNLRLVVALDTHVHADHITALGALRDATGCRSMMGEPARAACISQSFHDGEKIYFGELSLKAIYTPGHTDDSYCFLLDVGQENWLFTGDTLLIRGTGRTDFQNGNAHQQYSSLFDKVLKFRDSTRVYPAHDYKGWTVSTIGEEKAHNPRLQVENEAAYVTLMSNLKLANPKWMDVAVPANLQCGQKP
- the asd gene encoding archaetidylserine decarboxylase (Phosphatidylserine decarboxylase is synthesized as a single chain precursor. Generation of the pyruvoyl active site from a Ser is coupled to cleavage of a Gly-Ser bond between the larger (beta) and smaller (alpha chains). It is an integral membrane protein.); translated protein: MSNKLFILLQYVLPQHFLSRLVGLLAENETPWLKNFLIKSFIRQFNVNMNEAEEKDYRSYRHFNHFFTRALAEGMRPLSDDVCCPADGQISQAGEIKHGRIFQAKGQSFTTQELLGGDEQLAALFDEGLFATVYLSPRDYHRVHMPVAGRLLRSIYIPGDLFSVNATTADNVPRLFARNERLVAIFDTQYGEMAVILVGAMIVAGIETVWAGQVAPRLRQIETQDFVNAPTPVHLEKGAEMGRFKLGSTAIVLFRKSSDLEWEVEAGDAVKMGQEFAD
- a CDS encoding rhodanese-like domain-containing protein: MTQPSSIESISTARFRELQQSPDCFVIDVREIAEYAAGCESGSCNWPLSNLSAEKVAELVQANQLSPDKKLVLLCARGMRARQAAEKLQALVPNPLLVVEGGRAALHPLPAGAPLPIERQVRIAAGSLVLLGVLLSWLIHPAFIGISAFVGAGLVFAGVTDWCGMAMLLMKMPWNQPK